ATCCGTTGACAGTTCTCTGGGGCCTCCAGGAAGCGGCCAAACTAACAGATGGTATTCCACATTTGGGAGATCGAAAATCTCTTGTGGTTCACATCGTTGGGGCTGAATTGCCTTTTGAATGTAAGTTTTCATGTTGATTGAGTTTTCAGTAGAAAACGCcttttatttcctattttcctgaTTCAGGCAATAATTTGGCAAAGTGggatgttttctttcttaataCTCTTCCGGCTTTGAAATCACTTTACGTAACTTTTACGGGTCCGGAATTGACGGGTGTTCCGGCAGGTACGTGGGATGACGACCTCCGCTGCCCGCACTGTGAACGAAACAATAAGCATTTCGTCTGCGACTTCCAACCGAATACCTTTTATCATGACTttgtgaaaagtaaaaattacatCCGCCCTGATGTTGTGGTCGCGTTCAACTGCGGACTCTACCGACAGACAGGCTTCCAAGGATCTGATTCGTGGGCAAAAACTATACCTTGTCTTCTGAAAGTATGTTAAATTACAGTATTACGTACGTAAGCTTGATTgacaaaaatcattttttttaaggagggTGTACCCTTAATTTTGACGGCGTACACGGCTGCGGAGGCTCCTTTAGATTTAAAACGTCTACAAGAAGCCAGCCGTGATCCTTTAGAAATTCTTATGCCTCCTCAAAAGAATCCCTATCGGAGTTCACGGCCATGCAGGAATTTTGTCAGCGAGGAAGAATCCCCAATCATATTCAAGAACCAGTACATCACGGTTGTtaggaaacaaaatattaaataagaaaatgaattcgtGGTGTATTCTTGAAAAATCAGTTATTCAGTGTGAATTTTACAAATGTCTTCATATTGGACTCCCTCGACAACTCGTCCTTTTACAGGTCCCTGCAACAAGTAAAAATACGAATTGTATGACTCATAGCTAATAGATtatatttcaaaagtttttacCGAATCGATTGTGATTGAAACGCAGAAATTTTTGGCATCGAGACTTTTAAGTGTGGCTCGACATCCGCGATATGCACCGTTGACAATCATAACTGTTCGTCctggaaaaatattcaaatcacgtcaacatttcattttttgaatctttGGTTTTATTGATAACATACCTTCAGCTGGAATGACAGTTTCCAGGTGAGACTGGTCCAGTCTTAAGGTATGACCAGTATCTGTCATGGTCACCATGGCTCCGTATTTGTCAATGACCTGCTTGATGTATCCCTTCTTTTTGTAGTACTTATCCCCAAGAGATTTGGTGACAACTTTGACAACAATGTTTTCAGTCAGCCAGTAATCTTTTCTGccaaatttctcttttgaagCTTCTTGTTCCATCATGATTTCATCTAAAGCCGAAAGCTTTCGTTTTTcggttgatttttctttttttatatctttgtTGTGAGGTACTTTAAAGACAGAATCATCTGTGGCTGAGGATTTACCAGGTTTAGCATCTCTCATTTCAGAAAAGCTAGTTGAAGGGGCAAGTTGGACTTCTTCCTTCTTGATTTTTGGACCTAGttgaatttgaatcttttcttctgGATTTTCTCGTTTGAATTCAGTAAAGACAGtctcttcctcttctccttcttgCTTGCCTTTTTGAACTTGTTTTTCGATAAAGTCTGAAACCCTCTCTTGGTCGTCTTTATccattttttgctttttagcCACTGCCTCTGCTCTAGCAATGGTTTCTGGGTCCCGGTCAATGTATGTGATAAACcaacctttttctgtttcatcaGCTACAACCTTGCCGTGTCTGCTAAGGTGTTTACACAATCCTGTTAATGAAGTCCATCTTGTTGCATTCATGTGGGTATGGTTTCTGTCTCTAATGTATTCTTGATACACCACATTGGCATGAACTCTTTTCGTTCCAAATTGTCTTCTCAGTAGGTTTAAGAAATCCTTTTCAAATTCATGTGAAAATTCGTCAAGGTATTTACGAGAATTGTCTGCAAACAGTAAAAGTTGTCTTTGATGGGATTCCGAGCTATGAAAATAATAGCATCAAATTAGTTTGTTGCatctttttcattaattttagtCAATACCTTGTGTGGCACTTGAAACCATTCTCATCTCTGCACTGTTTTTGACACATTTGACAATACCAGCGCAATTTCTGCAAACCTTTGGacttcattttgtttcctatCCATTTTGGCGTTCCGACTTCGGCTTTACCCATTTTATTCTTCTTGTATTGATGCTTAAATGTCAAGAACCCACAGAAGATTACCACTAACCAAAAGTTGCAACTTGCAAGGTTGTTTTGTCGACAGACGACATAGCTTCCTTGCGCGGTTAGTGCCATCTATGGAGGATTTTTGTCTCAAAATGTGGcacgaaaaacatttgaaaaaaaaaaaatctttcaaaagtTGATTTTGCCCGTTAatattttaacagttagtaaaaaaaaaaatgtccaggtTCATGTACAcctatttgtaaaaaaatttgccatcCAGTTACACAAACGTTTGGAAAAGATCGGGCGATAGCATATCAAACAGTACTTTTAATTTACCAAATGTACCGTGCTAAAAGTCCCGCTGCTTCATTTCCATACTAACAAATGCCAAAGTTGTAATCAATATGGTCTTTATTGGTTTTTTCTGGAAGTTTTTTTATAACCCCGCCCTTTCCATCATGTTGCTATGCGCCAATGCGCCCTTTAATTAAAATTGCCGAAGTGACTACACATTGCCAATATTTCAGAACTTTATTATTGTTAACGGGAAATTCAGAAGGTAAATAGCTAAACAGTTAACGTCCGAAATGTTTAGGGAGACTGTCGTTGAAgcagcaattaaaaaatgttcatttaatGTTCATCCAGTCTTTTTGATCATGCGCACTGATGCTGCCCAAATGGACGCATTCTCTTAGTTCTCTTTCAGTTGTAATGTCGACACGATGCGTAACAAAGAGCTCTGGTTCCAAGTACGTCTTTTAAGTAACAAACTGCGTGAAGATCATTCGATTAGCGATGGTGAGTTTAGCCCCGTCtagattaattttttgtatgaTATACAATCGACTTCAACTACTTCTCTTGCTTGTGTCAGGAGGCGTGGTTTGCGTATCGATTCCCGCTCAGACCAGCACACTACAGCTCAAATACCAAGTTTATCGAAAACTTAATTTGGTCCATATTGTTAACGAAGAAAAGATTGTCTTCAAACTTCGTGACCCAACCGGTGCTCTGGTTCCTCTCTCCAATCAATTGCAATCTAACGACAGTTCTTGGTATTACTTTGTTTGTCTATAACTTTTCTCCTCGATCCTTGagtgttaatttttaatttttctttgtaaaaattaaaagtccGTTCGTCCTTGAGGTCGTAGATATCCATCAGCACAGTaagattgaatttcaaaacattttgtggCTGTTTTGTAATTTCAGTGAGAACTATACTATTTTGATTTAGTTGAAGCCGTCGATTGGCAAGTGCCTGCCCTGAACCGCAGCGAGAACTTGACGAGTCAAATCGGCTCACTGAGCGATCGAGTATGAAAGTCTGAATCGATACCATACTCTCAATTACTTACGCTTGATTTACTTTCTCTGTGGCGCTTGATGAATGAACAGGTTGAAGATTTGGAACACAGGATGGACGATTTAGCTGAAGACTATGCCGATAAACTAGTTGAAGAGTTACAATTTCTATCCAGTCAGACGGCCGATCTTAAGAAGATGATGGTAGCCGAGAgtaaaactgaataaaaattgtaaatttccCAATCGGTTAACccaattcttaaaaaaaacaaaaacaagactGATACAGACATTTAAAATGTAGCGTATGGACTTAATAAAAAGAGTGCCACTTTCTAAGATCCGTAAGTGCTTTTTTGATTGTCTGCAGAGGACTTTTAACGGCgtaataatatttttcccGAGAATCGAAACGGCTGTTACGTGGCTATACCACAGGCTCTCACATTACTTCTCCCGTTGGCCATCATCGTTCAATTTCACTCTGAATTGTTTTCCAAAAGTCATAACTCAATGACCATCAACACCGCTGCAGTGGATTCATGCGCTTTCTCTGCCGACGTTTGTTGCCATTGGTGATGGCGTGCCGGGTGTTTTTcggaaggagaaaagaaaaacta
The window above is part of the Daphnia pulex isolate KAP4 chromosome 3, ASM2113471v1 genome. Proteins encoded here:
- the LOC124191187 gene encoding DNA/RNA-binding protein KIN17-like; this encodes MGKAEVGTPKWIGNKMKSKGLQKLRWYCQMCQKQCRDENGFKCHTSSESHQRQLLLFADNSRKYLDEFSHEFEKDFLNLLRRQFGTKRVHANVVYQEYIRDRNHTHMNATRWTSLTGLCKHLSRHGKVVADETEKGWFITYIDRDPETIARAEAVAKKQKMDKDDQERVSDFIEKQVQKGKQEGEEEETVFTEFKRENPEEKIQIQLGPKIKKEEVQLAPSTSFSEMRDAKPGKSSATDDSVFKVPHNKDIKKEKSTEKRKLSALDEIMMEQEASKEKFGRKDYWLTENIVVKVVTKSLGDKYYKKKGYIKQVIDKYGAMVTMTDTGHTLRLDQSHLETVIPAEGRTVMIVNGAYRGCRATLKSLDAKNFCVSITIDSGPVKGRVVEGVQYEDICKIHTE
- the LOC124191204 gene encoding uncharacterized protein LOC124191204 codes for the protein MRNKELWFQVRLLSNKLREDHSISDGGVVCVSIPAQTSTLQLKYQVYRKLNLVHIVNEEKIVFKLRDPTGALVPLSNQLQSNDSSCPFVLEVVDIHQHIEAVDWQVPALNRSENLTSQIGSLSDRVEDLEHRMDDLAEDYADKLVEELQFLSSQTADLKKMMVAESKTE